GTCGCCCCGTTGAATCGCCTGCTCCAGGTGGCTGTGGGTGGCGCTGATGACGCGAAAGTCGACCGCTACCGGCTGCTGCCCGCCGACGCGGGTGACGGCCTTCTCTTCCAGCGCGCGCAGCAGCCGAGTTTGCAGGTGCAGCGGCATTTCGCCGATTTCATCCAGAAACAGGGTGCCGCCGTTGGCGGTTTCCAGCAGCCCGCGTCGGCCGCCGCGCCGTGAGCCGGTAAAGGCGCCTTCCTCATAGCCAAACAGCTCAGCCTCCAGCAGCGATTCGGCGATAGCGCCGCAGTTGATGGCGACGAACGGCGGTGTCGCGCCCCTGGACGGTGCGCCGCGCCGGGAAAAGTATTCCCGGTGGATCGCCTGCGCCGCCAGTTCCTTGCCGGTGCCGGTTTCTCCTTCAATTAATACCGCTGCCGCCGAGCGGGCATACAGCATGATGGTACGCCGCACCTGTTCCATCTGTGGGGAGTCGCCCTGCAAATCACCCAGCCCGTAGCGCGGCTGCAGGGTGTTGCGCGCGGCGTAATCGCCGCCGCGTTTGCCGCCGCTCAGCATCAGGCGCGTTACGTCCAGCGCATCGCTGAAGGCGGCGCGCAGGGTGGCGGCGGAATAGAGGAAAATGGCGGTGAGCCCGGCCTCTTCCGCCAGATCGCTGATGAGGCCGGCGCCGACCACGGCCTGAATGCCGGCGGCTTTCAGCTCGGCGATCTGGCCGCGCGCATCCTCTTCGGTGACGTAGCTGCGCTGCTCCAGCGGCAGATCGAAGGTTTGCTGGAACTCCAGCAGTGCGGGCAGGGGCGTTTTATAGGTGATGACGCCGATCCGGTCAGCGGTTCTGCGCGCCTTGCTCAGCGCCTGCAGCAGGTCGAAGCCGCCGGGCTTGACCAGGATGACCGGCACCGACAGGCGGCTTTTCAGGTAGGCGCCGTTGGAGCCGGCGGCGATGATGGCGTCGCAAGGCTCGGTTGCCAGGCGGGCGCGGATGTGCTGCACCGCCTCCTCAAAGCCGAGGCGGATCGGGATGATGGTCGCCAGATGGTCGAACTCGAGGCTGATGTCCCGGAACAGATCGAACAGGCGGGTGATGGAGACGGTCCAGATCACCGGTTTGTCCGGCGTGACGTGATCGCTCATGGTGGGTTACCGAATGGAAGTGGCTGCATTATACCCGTCATACGTGAAGCTGCCTCTTTGTTGGCTGCGCCTGTGCGCCCCAGTCACATAGTTGTCTATGTTCCTGGGGACTTACAGGCTTGCCGCCTTGATGCAACTTCAATTATTTAGGGTATAGGTCTAGCCCGGTTTCAGTGATGTTTCAAATTTACTGCGTGAAACAACGATTGAAACGTTAACTGAAACGTTTCTTGTCCCTTTATCTGACCAATGACGCTGAATATGTTGTAACTCATTTATTTTTATCATTTTTAATTTTTCTCCTCACTGCAGTACAACCTGGCCCGCCCCTTGCTCTGTCTGTTTCATCTGGTTAATCGGAGAAAACGTCATGACGCTGCGCTCACCCGGGCTCGCCTTTCGCCAGGCCCTGAGTAAAGAAAAACCTCTGCAAATTGCCGGCGCGATCAACGCCAACCATGCGCTGCTGGCCCAGCGGGCCGGATTCCAGGCCATCTATCTTTCCGGCGGCGGCGTGGCGGCCGGCTCGTTGGGGTTGCCGGACTTGGGCATTTCGACGCTGGACGATGTGCTGACCGATATTCGCCGCATCACCGACGTTTGCCCGCTGCCGCTGCTGGTGGATGTCGACAGCGGTTTCGGCGCTTCGGCGTTCAACGTCGCCCGTACGGTGCGGTCGGTGAGCAAGGCCGGGGCGGCGGCGCTGCATATCGAAGATCAGGTCGGCGCCAAGCGCTGCGGCCACCGCCCCAATAAGGCCATCGTCTCCACCGAAGAGATGGTGGATCGCATCAAGGCGGCGGTGGATGCGCGCAGCGATCCTGATTTCGTGATCATGGCGCGCACCGACGCGCTGGCGGTGGAGGGGCTGGAGGCGGCCATCGAGCGCGCTCAGGCTTACGTAGCGGCCGGGGCCGACATGCTGTTCCCGGAAGCGATCACCGAATTGGGCATGTATCGCCGCTTCGCCGAAGCGACGCAGGTGCCGATCCTGGCCAATATCACCGAGTTCGGCGCGACGCCGCTGTTTACTACCGACGAGCTGCGCAGCGCCCAGGTGGATATGGCGCTGTATCCGCTGTCGGCCTTCCGGGCGATGAACCGCGCTGCGGAGCGGGTGTACCGCGCCCTGCGCGAAGAGGGTACGCAGAAAAGCGTCATCGACACCATGCAGACCCGCAACGAGC
The sequence above is drawn from the Serratia sp. FDAARGOS_506 genome and encodes:
- the prpB gene encoding methylisocitrate lyase, with the translated sequence MTLRSPGLAFRQALSKEKPLQIAGAINANHALLAQRAGFQAIYLSGGGVAAGSLGLPDLGISTLDDVLTDIRRITDVCPLPLLVDVDSGFGASAFNVARTVRSVSKAGAAALHIEDQVGAKRCGHRPNKAIVSTEEMVDRIKAAVDARSDPDFVIMARTDALAVEGLEAAIERAQAYVAAGADMLFPEAITELGMYRRFAEATQVPILANITEFGATPLFTTDELRSAQVDMALYPLSAFRAMNRAAERVYRALREEGTQKSVIDTMQTRNELYESINYYLFEEKLDALFARQRDE
- the prpR gene encoding propionate catabolism operon regulatory protein PrpR; translation: MSDHVTPDKPVIWTVSITRLFDLFRDISLEFDHLATIIPIRLGFEEAVQHIRARLATEPCDAIIAAGSNGAYLKSRLSVPVILVKPGGFDLLQALSKARRTADRIGVITYKTPLPALLEFQQTFDLPLEQRSYVTEEDARGQIAELKAAGIQAVVGAGLISDLAEEAGLTAIFLYSAATLRAAFSDALDVTRLMLSGGKRGGDYAARNTLQPRYGLGDLQGDSPQMEQVRRTIMLYARSAAAVLIEGETGTGKELAAQAIHREYFSRRGAPSRGATPPFVAINCGAIAESLLEAELFGYEEGAFTGSRRGGRRGLLETANGGTLFLDEIGEMPLHLQTRLLRALEEKAVTRVGGQQPVAVDFRVISATHSHLEQAIQRGDFRADLFYRLSALRLRLPPLRARGDDIAMLAEHFLKRSLAALDVPLTAPLRAAMAGCYAALNHYAWPGNLRELRNMMERVALMLSTGAAPNGETLQWLLPELAAGTPPETPAAPVSAHEALARCGGDHAAAARLLGISRTTLWRRLKHPT